CCCACGAAGCCCGCGGCCTCGGGCGCTTTTTTGACACCGCCAAACAGATCGGGCACCACTTCAACACCCAATCCATCGGCCTGCGCGCCTTTGAAACCCTGGAGGGCTGGGAGAAGGTGCGCTACGCCTGGCACGGCCTGCGCTTTATCCGCCCGTTCCTGCCCCACGTCTTCTACAGCGGGGATGCCGGGGTGAAGCGCGGCCTGCGCCGCTACTTCAAGGACGAGCGGCTGCTCGGCCTCTTCAGCAGCGAGCCCGACATGCTCTCCTGCCTGATCCCCATCGGCTGGTGCTACGCGGGCGATTTCCAGAATCCGCCCGCCGGGGGCGCGCAATCGTTTCCCGAATGGCTGGAACACCTGGTGACGAGCCTCGGCAACCACATTTTCTACCACAGCCGCGCCCACCAGATTCTGCTCCAGGACGGTCGCGCCTGCGGCGTGGCGTTTGAGCGGCACGGCGAACAATTCCAGGTCCGCGCCCGGCACGTCATCGCCACCGGCGACGTGGAGACCCTCTACGAAAAGATGCTGCCGCCCGCAGCGGTGCCCGAGGATTTGAAGGCGCGCCTGCGCAAGGCGGAACTCTACAGCTCCTCCCTGACCCTCTCCGTGGCGCTGGACTGCGATCCCGCCCGGCTGGGGTTCCATGAAGAAATGGTGCAGCTCACCCGGCAGGATGTCCCGCGCGCGGCGCTGAGCGGCGGCGATCCGCAACAGGCGGAGATCCTCGTCATGGCCCCTTCCCTCCGCAATCCCTCCCTGGCGCCGACGGGCCAGGGCACGCTGGCCATCTTCATGCCCGCCTGGATGCATCACCACCAAAATTGGCGGGCCGGGCGCGATGCGCAAGGCGGCTACGTGCGCGGCGCGGCCTACACCCAACTGAAAACCGAACTGGCCGAGGCCCTGCTCCAGCGCGTCGAGGCCCGCGTCGCGCCCGGCCTGCGCCAACACATCCTCTTCTACGACGTCGCCACCCCCATCACCCACTACCGCTACACCGGCAACAAAGATGGCACCATGATGGGCGCGCGTCCGGGCAAGGAAAACAGCCAAGCCAAAATCGCCCACTACCGCACGCCGGTGCCCAACCTGCTGCTGGGCGGGCACTGGGCCGAACTGGGCGGCGGCGTGCCCATCGCGGTCAAGGCCGGGTTCAACGCCGCCCTGCTGGTGCTGCAAAAACAGAACCGCGCCGCCTTCGCTGCCTTCGCGCAATACACCGGGCGGCAACTCGACGCCCCAGCCATCCGCCAACACCCCGCCCTCCGCCCCTACGCCAACGACTGGCAACGCCAACCAACCCCGGCGGAAATTGCAGGCAGCGTTCAAACGATCGGCCACCGGGGACCGCGCGCGGCGGACACTCCCGCCGTTTCTTGAGCCTTGACGGCCGCCATAAACATGGCAAGGTCGCCAAAACGTTTGCAAACAATTCCAATGCTCGGGCATATTTTAAATCGCGAGATCAAGCCACAGGAAATCAAGCAGTGGCTGCTGGTAAAACAGCCCATCAACTGGAAGCACTACTGCCTGGCTGGACTGGGTGCATACCTATTAACCGGCATCGCCTTCATCATCGAAACGTTCCTGTCATGGAACAAGGTGCTCCGCAGCATCAGCCACTGGCATTCCGAAATGCCGATGCTCGGTTGGCACTTCTATTTGATATTTGGGATACCCGCCGCGATTTCCTATGTGCTGCTGCTGCCCTTCCTTCGGTTTCCCAACCAGCGCCGCATAGCCATGGTGGCGATTGTGATAAGCTGGACCTATTTCCTGTACACGAATCACGCCGATTGCAAGGGCATGTGACGGGAACCCCAGTGTCGGAGTCGTTAAATTCCATGATCGGCATCCGGTAGCGTGACCGTGGAACAGCATTAGCTGGAATTCCAAACCACTCCGGTCGTTTTTTTGTCGCCATGCGTACGCTTCCGAGGCAGAATGCCGCCCATGAAAACCACGACGAACGTATGGCTGGGCGCAAGCGCGCTGCTCGCCTTCGTCGTGGCGTTGGTCTGCCTGCGAAGCAAGCCCGCCGAGCCCAGTTATCAGGGGAAGAGCTTGAGTGAGTGGGTGGGGAGAATTCCTCAGATCACCTTTCTCGAGTTCAACCTCGTGCCGGATTCAAACATGGTGCAAGTCGCAGAGGCCCTGCGGGCCATAGGCACCAATGCACTGCCAGAATTACTGGTCATGCTGGACGTGGATGACTCCATCGTCCACAAACTGATCCGCGCGATCAATCGCCGCCAGCATTACGTTAAAATCCCGATTGGACCAGAGCCAGATGAAAGCAGACTTCTGGCCATGGAGGCGTTCACCCTGCTGGGGGCAATCGCCAAGCCGGCCATCCCGCAACTAGTGGCCCGCTTGGATGGCTCGGACAAAACCTACCCTGCCGCGGCCGCCCTGGCAAGCATCGGCCCGGACGCCCATCCGCAATTATTGCAGGCCTTGCGCCACACCAACAGTGCGATTCGTGGAAAAGTTGCTGCCGGGATTGGTTGGAGTGAACCCAAGGGAGCATTCGCGGTGCCCAGCCTGATCTCAATGCTAGAGGATCAAGATAAAACCGTCCGCATGCTGGCAGTCTGGGCGTTAGGAAGAATCAAAAGTGACCCTGAAAAGACGATTCCCGCACTGATCAAGGTGTTAGCAGACCCAGACACGGAAGTTGCCTGGCGTGCGATATACTCACTGGGGCAATTCGGCACCAATGCCGCGCCCGCTTTGCCCGCCTTGCAGCAACTCCAGACGCGCCCGAATCTTATCTCGATACTAAAATCGGTGATCGAGAGCGCAATCAAGCAAATCTCTCCCCCACCACCGCCCGCGCGCCTCTAAATCCCGCGCTGCACCTCCTTTGGAGTGCGGCGGCAAGGCGGGGGGATGGGGGCCGCGACGCCGCTTTGGATTGGCGCGCAGGCAACTCTATGTTTTTCCCGCCCCGTTGAACGCAGGAATTCCGCAGGTCACCATTGGGGAGATTCAGTGGCCTCGCGCGCTCATTCCAGTGGACGAGGCAAATCCAAAGCGGTGTCGCCCGCCGCCACCATTTCCCCCTTCGGTTGCCACCGCACTCTCCAAAATCCCATGTACCAACAACTGGCAACAGCAACCGACCCCGGCGGAAGCGAATTGTCAGGAAAGCTCTGGTTGAAGAGGAGTCGTGATGATTTCGTAGCGTGGCTTCTTGCTATCACGCCGAATCATGCCAGCCTTTTCCAGCTTATTGAATGCATACTTCACTTTGCGATAAAACCCTTCAAAGTCCCGTGCACCGGTCCCAGGCTCAGACTGACGCCCCCATAATACCAGCGCAACCTGACGGGCACTTGCCCACCGGACTTTGGAAAAGTGATTGACCCGATAAATGATCCCCAAGGCATCCTTCAACAGCGCGCCCAATGGATCAAAGGTCAGTGGACCAAATTGGGTACGCAACTCTGCCGTATAATCCTCCTTCACCAAAATGCGATCCGCCACATAAACCGGATGCAAAGGCGGACTGTTAGGATGACGCGAAATAAGACCGGCAGTTTCAAGGGCATTAAGTTCGTTGAAGTGATTATTGTCAGGGGTGAGAATGATCGTATAGCGCAGCAGGCGATTCGCCCATTCACTTTTAATCAGGTAGGCCAATATGCGTTTCTGCTCCTCAGTCAGAACCCGTCCCTGCATCTTACTTTCGAGATATCCATCGAAAGATCGGAACAGTTCTTCCATGCGATCATCAAGCAACTTTCCCGCACAAATACAAAGGCCCAGTTCATCCTCCGAATACAGCCGGTAGTAAGGGAGGTCAATCGCATTTTGCAGGCACAAATTCGTCAAAGTTGCCATGCCGATGCCCTTGCCCTCCCATTTATTATAAACCATCAGCACACTGGCCAACTTGGGGTTGCGCGGTTTGGCTTCCGGGATGATTCGCCGCAGTGGGAGTGCGCCTTCTGGCACGTCAATTAAC
Above is a genomic segment from Verrucomicrobiota bacterium containing:
- a CDS encoding HEAT repeat domain-containing protein, which codes for MKTTTNVWLGASALLAFVVALVCLRSKPAEPSYQGKSLSEWVGRIPQITFLEFNLVPDSNMVQVAEALRAIGTNALPELLVMLDVDDSIVHKLIRAINRRQHYVKIPIGPEPDESRLLAMEAFTLLGAIAKPAIPQLVARLDGSDKTYPAAAALASIGPDAHPQLLQALRHTNSAIRGKVAAGIGWSEPKGAFAVPSLISMLEDQDKTVRMLAVWALGRIKSDPEKTIPALIKVLADPDTEVAWRAIYSLGQFGTNAAPALPALQQLQTRPNLISILKSVIESAIKQISPPPPPARL
- a CDS encoding NAD(P)/FAD-dependent oxidoreductase, whose amino-acid sequence is MNPSYLQPEYDVVIIGAGMGGLTAAGILSRAGLSVCVLEMASKPGGYLAGFQRQQFRFDTAIHWLNQCLPGGLVHTVFEALGTDYPKTARQQRVKRIVGDAHDYLLTANPDDLKAQLQRDFPHEARGLGRFFDTAKQIGHHFNTQSIGLRAFETLEGWEKVRYAWHGLRFIRPFLPHVFYSGDAGVKRGLRRYFKDERLLGLFSSEPDMLSCLIPIGWCYAGDFQNPPAGGAQSFPEWLEHLVTSLGNHIFYHSRAHQILLQDGRACGVAFERHGEQFQVRARHVIATGDVETLYEKMLPPAAVPEDLKARLRKAELYSSSLTLSVALDCDPARLGFHEEMVQLTRQDVPRAALSGGDPQQAEILVMAPSLRNPSLAPTGQGTLAIFMPAWMHHHQNWRAGRDAQGGYVRGAAYTQLKTELAEALLQRVEARVAPGLRQHILFYDVATPITHYRYTGNKDGTMMGARPGKENSQAKIAHYRTPVPNLLLGGHWAELGGGVPIAVKAGFNAALLVLQKQNRAAFAAFAQYTGRQLDAPAIRQHPALRPYANDWQRQPTPAEIAGSVQTIGHRGPRAADTPAVS